AAAGGACCACGAGTTCATGACAGAAATTCCCTCCTACCTACTACCTAGCTTATTGCCCTCTACCAtgcaaaaacaaaacccaCCTTCCATTTGCACATGATGGTTGTGCTTAGCTCATGGCTTGAGTGCCAAGGCTAGACCGATCTTTGCACTTTTCTCGATCGCCCTCGTGTCCACCTCTCCTGAGATAGTGAACAAGGACTTGGGACGCCACTCGTGCTGGATGAGAGCGCTTGCCCTGCCATAGTTGTTCACCCGAGCCTTCACAGAGGTAAGGGGGTCAAGTGCATGCTGAGTGCCGATGGTGAAGGTGTTCTCGTTGCTAGAAAAGCCATGGGACAGCTCTGCACCAACAGCAGTGCAAGTAAGTGGGCTGACCGTGTGGAAGTAGGAAGCAGTGAGGGTATCACCCTTGTCATTCCTGcatacaacaacaaaaatgtaAATATCAAACCCCAGAAGCATAACAAAGGTAAGACTTCTTTTCAAAGGGTGCCTCAACATACAGACGCAGAAGTGCTAACTGAACtggagaagaaaaaatgatTGATGTGATTAATCTGTTCTTTAATTTTGCTAATGAAGAATATCTTACACAAGCAAGGAGGCAATCAGGTCAGTATGAATGAAGTTCAGCCCAGCATTGAGCTTGGTCAAGTTTCCAGAGGCAGTGTCAAAAGAAACATCCGTTCCAAGAGAGAGGGAAGTGTTCCCAACAACACCAGAGAAGTTAATAACAGGGTTGGCAGTCAATCCAAGGCTAGTACTTATTCCAGCATACTCATGTTGGTATTGAAGCTCCACCTGTTTTCAAAATTACCCGAAATCAGAATGTTGTGTAATAATGCACCTCATATAGTCATATATATCAAGACATATGGGGCAACTCCGTTATAAGGGATACAAAATGGTTGATACAATTGATGCAACAACAATGCTTTGTGAAGAACAGAAAGATATCTTACCTTTCCAGATTTTTGATCAGGTACAATGAAGCTCAAGATTGCCTTAAGACCAGGTGCGGGCTCATCAACGGTAATTGTTGTGAGAAGCTGTTATAAATACTATCATCAGCCAACACataatcaaataaatgagtatcATATTCCAAAATCATGTGATGTTTCCAGATTTGATGGATGTTTACTTTTCTGATGTTTACACATCAACCCTAAGCTACATAAAAACTACAGTTATCAGAAATCAACATGACTTTAAGTAAAATATATCAATGTCGTTGCACTAACATGAACAGCCAACTTATAACGATTAACCTTTGGTTCAGTTTGCATGATTCACAGAACCCCACAAGAATATGCAAACACTAGTCATGAAACCCAAAACAGTTTGTTGTTAACCATCTAAGATTGCAAGTACACAGCCAAAAGAAATATACATACTAACATTGTAAGGGCATTAGTAATTTGAAGTGGCTGATAACTCACATTTGAATTGGTATCAACTTTAACATCAGTCGtgatgttcttgttcttgagcTGAGTGCTCACATCCCCCAAAAGAAGATCCCCTTTCTTAGTTCCACTCGAAGTGATTGCCTGGAGAAGCACAACAAAAGTTCATATCAGAAACAGAGCACGAATCCTACAAGACACAAAACATGGGGTAAACCATATCCTGCTTAAAACATCAAAATAACACCATCAGCAATTATGCACATTCAGTGCTATACCtcttataaccttatattatgAGAAAAATGACATCACGAAAACACACCTAGACTACTGTAGCAACAAGTAGCCAAGTCATAATCAAGAAACACTATCATGACTCCGAGATTTCATTACTAACGATTATTTGAATCCTCTAAATTCCTTATATTAAAccattttcatttaaaaaaatactaACTAACAACCAATCTAAAGTTACATAATATACTACTTCATCACcaaaattgataaaaatatattggaaaataaaagagaaaatagaAGCTTACAACTCCAGAAGTGGTGAAAGTGGTGACGGTAAACTTGTGGTCGGTCTGGTAATCCCTGTAAAGAAGATCTACACCGAGAAATTACAGATTATGAGTGAAGAgcgaaattataaaaatataaaatgaaactaatcgGATGATCAAATAGTgattaaaaagaaaaggcaAGGACCTCTGGCTTTCTTGCCGATATCGGAGTAGAGACCGGGTCCCTTCACCATGGTTGTTTGAGATGAacgaaagagagaagaaaagaaggagcTGAAAGGGAGTGTGAATATCAAACGCAATCGAGGAAAACCCTAGAATAGGTGTTTGTTGAGAGAGAGTGGTTTAGGGCCGTTGGATATGGACCTGGGGGCGTGTGGGTTTTGGGCCGTTGATTTGTAAGAAAAGTCTCGAAATcgtgggggggggggttgtGTTTGGCATATTCGCCTTTTTGGTGCTGTTTTTATGCCACGTAtgcaaaaacaaattaaacatTTTGCTGTGCTGTTTTCTTCTGTGAATATATTTGGCTTGAAATTTCTAAGTAGAGCAGCAAATGGTGGACAATCAAGAGCCATCAGTTCACGATATTGGAAATTTATAAGAACAAActgtttgaaaaataaaataaaccaACCAAATAGTTCAAATCGCTTCGACCTGAATAAATAGAATTGAAACACCAACTATGAAGTTGTTTAGTCTGAAACACCAACTATGAACAAGCATCTTAAAACGTTTCAAATCCGCCTACTGTATACCACATATGTCAGTATTCACCAAACCGAGTCTTAGGGGATGTATTCAACTAGGATTCTATAgaattttcttgtatttgaagaatcttttgaaatcttgtggtattcaattaagattttaaatAATCCATTAAAATCTcaaggtattcaattaagatttcaaaaactcttatgaattctggtggtattcaaaaatcgattgattttgaatgatttcatttattagttgattttgttggattttgaagtatttttacactatatcatgcttgttagaaaatcaagcatctagacatgagattttgatgtattctctctctctcaataagatcgaaaatttttatgttcttaatcatgtgttttattttaattgctcaaatcaattttatgggtttttcttgtgatttggtataattgttgtaggcaaaaaagaaatgatggttgtttttataattgtacTAATAGTTGCAATAAAGAATGTCGTTCTGATAAATTTTCTCctgaaatagaaaatgatgaagaacttAATATGAAAGACGAGAATCTTGAACTACTTTCTCAAAGTCAACTACAACAAAGAACAGAGGCTAATGCTTGGAAACTTAATATTGTTGAAGCTATGTGGAAAAATAGACCACAGAATGGTGATAATGAAAGTCAAGAAGATAACAATGATATTGAAGGCAATGcgaatgaaaataatgaggaCAATGCGAATGAAAGGGATCATGAAGACTATGATGACAATGAGGTCGGAATGGATGAGTATGAAGCCTCTTAATGTACTTTTCTAACAAGTAGCCTTGCTTAATAGAAGTAACAAGTAGATAATGAAGCTTATATATGCTTAATACAATGATTACTAGCCTTGCTTAATAGAACTAACAAGTAGATAATGAAGCTTATATATGCCTGCACCTCCAACTTCATATCTCCGTACTAGGGACATCACGAGCGAGTTGATCCTTGAAGGAGACCATCTCTTATCTGAGAAGCAATGTCTTTCACAGCACCAGGTCCGTGTGGGATGAAAACTGAATTGGACTTTGAAGACGCACCGATGTCTTTCAATGTGTCAAAGTATTGTGTCACCAGAACCATGTCCATGACATCCTTTGATGATGTCCCCGGTACATTCTCAGAAAAGGCCAGCACACTGTCTCTCAGCCCATCTACAATAGCCTGGCGCTGCCTTGCTATGCCAAGCCCTGACAGATACTTGGACTCTGCCTCTCCTTCAGCTCGCTTAATCTGTAGTATCTTCTCTGCTTCAGCTTTCTCAGTTGCAGCCAACCTCATCCTAGCAGCTGCATTAATCACAGAACAaatgtatataattatatattagtaATTTGCATTTCTAGAAGATAACTTAGATACATATTGTACCAATAGACAAGTAATCTGTTTCAAATCGATTCTTATTTGTGAAGAAAGCCGATAAACCAATATGACcattaaaagaaaatgcatCCGATGTATTGCCGTTTAATATATTTACCTGCATTGATCTCATTCATTGCCCTCTTCACATGCTCATCTGGTTCAATATCCACAATCAATGTCTGCACTATTTCAAACCCATAATGTGACATGGCCTACAAaaaccacacaaaaaaaaccaGTTACCAAGATCTGAATTTGGATTTCGATCCAAACAATGGCAGACAAATCTATACCTTTTCAAGTTCCTCTTCCACAGCTTTGGCAATATCATTCTTCTGTTCAAAGGTTGAATCCAGATCCAGCTTTGGAACACTTGCCCTGATAACTATACAGAAAAAAGATTTCCATGAATTCTGAAAGCATTGTTAAGCACCTCAACTATGAACACTAAAATATAAACCTGTCCGAGACAAAATAAGATGATATGAAAACAAGAACTAGCTAGAGGTCGAGTGAAAACCTCAACCTAAATATTCTGCACCTAACAAACTATTGTATTGCAATCTCCATTTTCACTATTATTTTGCTCTCTTTAAAGGTAAAATAGTCCAGTTCAAGAATAGCATTAACCTTGTAACAATTTTCACAAGCTGGACTAGCTATCTTTGTGATAAAAGATGATTGAAAACACAAACGAACTAGCTACATTGACTACCTAAATTGTTAATCATGCATAAATAAAAAGCCAACAAACTTATAGAATATATTGCTTCTTAAACATCAAAAAATCCATACCATCAAAGACATATGACTGGATCTGCCCCCTGGTATTGCTGAGCTTGTAGAAGGCATCTGAAGCTTTGTCAGCTAAAGCTCGGTATTGAATGGAAGCAACCACAGTAACAAAGACATTATCCTGGAGACATACCATAATTCAGAATTGGCCGACAAACTGTATACTATAGTTttcataatttatttttcaccAAGGCCATCAAGAGAGCTACCTAGAGTGTGTGCTAAGTTCTTACTGAGAATATAAATGGTCATAGCAATCTTTAGTGTTTAGGAAACTGAAAACAAACCTTGGTCTTGGTTTCACATCGAACATCCAATTGCTGGACTCGTAGAGAGAGATGTCCAGCTACTGCGCTACCCAAACACCAAGGCAGACAATGGCAACCAGGTTCAAGCACATCATCAAACTTCCCAAAAGTTTCCCTGATTGCAACCGTAGACTGGTCAACCTGAATACACCCAAGGCACTGTCCCATCTTCTGATTCTACCAAAGACAGTAGAAACAATGATCATCAGAGTTGCAAACTAGCACTACAGTATTTTTATTGCATAATCAACAGATATCCAAAATAGTGTTAGCCTTAATCAAACACATGCTACTGAATGAAATAAGCACCAACTTCTTTATCACTGAATTGATCAAGGGGAAACTTAACCTCAAATTACCATACACCATATGACCATAATTCAACAACGATACGAAGCTTAAATCGACTGCATCACTCCTTTACCTATAACATCTTTCCAATTATGAAAACAACTAGGAACACtaatcatattttctttttaataaaAGCTTTTCATAAACATTTTATGATTCAAGAGTCTGAAGCATGTGTGTATTGGCCGGCCGTAAACCAAAGATACTCTTACATGTATAAGTTACAATCAAAGTCATAATAACAACATACATAAGACAAGAGCAAAAGCCAAATTGTTGTAAAATTCAAAGTGATTTTTAGACAAAGTCTAGATGAGTAGATGTTCATGCAACTCTTGTAAATCACCAAGCACCGAAAATAACAATactaaattctcaaataaatTTACCAAGGAATCCAGCAACAAATATATCTACAACTCGAAAGTAAAACATAAATCCATAAGAATTTCACACAGCTCTCCCActgtttctctctttctccgaAACAAAAATGGAGAGCTGAACAAACGGTGAAACCGAAATTCATAGCAGAATCGCAAAATTTTACAGCGACTAAAATTCAAGCAAAACTTGGAAATTCATCAAAGCCTACGAAAAACCAAAGGCGAAAAATTGTACCGGCGGTACTGATTTCGAAACCTGCAAAGCAAAACTAGACGGAGAAGGCAAAATTTCACAGCGAAAACATACAATTCAGTAACTACGAACTAAGATATAAGCAAATTCACACCGTAAATTCCAAAACAGAGTAGTCTGAATTGTGAGGCGGTACCTGTTTGAAGAAACCGAGAGGAGAATTGGGTGTTATTTATAAGCAAAGCGAGTGAGGGGCGTGTTTTTACTGTGGCGGTGAAATTTCTGGCGAGGTGGGACACACGCAGTCCATGTGGGCAATAGCGGATTAGCGCCTAAACTAAACCATTAATTTCACAGTTTTCACTCTCGCGTGTTTCGGGTACAAAACGGGTCGATCTGTACCCGACAAAATGTTAAGAAAACCCTAGTTTAACTTGTGACACAAGGGTTGATAATAGCCATATGGACTAAAATCATTGTGTAACCTTTCAACCCATAATATTGAATGGTATCTAACCCTTATCATACTAAATTGGTATAATATTCATTGATCATCATCATATTTAGCAAAGAGTCTTCGGTTCAATTGATTTGTTAAGGTCACTAATGTATGAAAATTTCTTGAATCCGATAGATTTATCCACCCTCTATGTTGACTTGTACTAGTAGTAATATTGCCTTTATCCTACCGAGCATCATGCATTTGCTTCCAATCCGATTATGGATTCAtggtcttcttctttttcgatAAGGTTATTTATGGTCTTCTTGGTCCTGCACTATTTCcctttcaattttaaaagtaaTGATCGAAGAAAAATCATATACTTGGTCCACACGCCATTGGTTTCATATATGCTAAATCCACAGATATGCAAACAATTGTCCTTCTTCATCTTTCGTGTTTAGTGGATAGTTGAAAGCGATATGGAGATTTATTGTAGGGAATGCACAGGATAAAAAAGAACCTAAGAAACTTTTTGGAGGCTAGGTTGTGACTATTTTCATTGAGTGAAAATTGTAAATTACAAAAGAGAATATGCACAGCTAGGTTGATACAACAAAATGATACTTTCTATTTGACTCTTTCATTTCCTTTTAATAACTTTcctattattattattcatttttaatatattgatTAGTACATGAAATAGCGATGTGCTAGATACT
This is a stretch of genomic DNA from Argentina anserina chromosome 4, drPotAnse1.1, whole genome shotgun sequence. It encodes these proteins:
- the LOC126792961 gene encoding mitochondrial outer membrane protein porin of 36 kDa-like, producing MVKGPGLYSDIGKKARDLLYRDYQTDHKFTVTTFTTSGVAITSSGTKKGDLLLGDVSTQLKNKNITTDVKVDTNSNLLTTITVDEPAPGLKAILSFIVPDQKSGKVELQYQHEYAGISTSLGLTANPVINFSGVVGNTSLSLGTDVSFDTASGNLTKLNAGLNFIHTDLIASLLVNDKGDTLTASYFHTVSPLTCTAVGAELSHGFSSNENTFTIGTQHALDPLTSVKARVNNYGRASALIQHEWRPKSLFTISGEVDTRAIEKSAKIGLALALKP
- the LOC126792959 gene encoding hypersensitive-induced response protein 2, which translates into the protein MGQCLGCIQVDQSTVAIRETFGKFDDVLEPGCHCLPWCLGSAVAGHLSLRVQQLDVRCETKTKDNVFVTVVASIQYRALADKASDAFYKLSNTRGQIQSYVFDVIRASVPKLDLDSTFEQKNDIAKAVEEELEKAMSHYGFEIVQTLIVDIEPDEHVKRAMNEINAAARMRLAATEKAEAEKILQIKRAEGEAESKYLSGLGIARQRQAIVDGLRDSVLAFSENVPGTSSKDVMDMVLVTQYFDTLKDIGASSKSNSVFIPHGPGAVKDIASQIRDGLLQGSTRS